A window of Pedococcus badiiscoriae genomic DNA:
CGCGCACCACCTGAGCCGGCCCGAGCGCGACGAGAAGGACTGGCCGCACCTCGTCTGCTTCCTCGGCGACCAGGTGTATGCCGACGAGACCAGCGAGGCGATGCAGGAGTTCATCGCCTCTCGCCGCAGCCTCGAGGAGCCGCCGGGGACCGAGCTCAAGGACTTCGTCGAGTACTCCCACCTGTACTGGCTGGCCTGGAGCGACCCGCTGAACCGCTGGCTGCTGTCGACGTTGCCGAGCGCGATGATCTTCGACGACCACGACATCCGCGACGACTGGAACACCTCGCAGAGCTGGCGCCGTGAGATCAACCAGACGTCCTGGTGGCACGAGCGGATCGTCGGGGGGCTCGCCTCCTACTGGGTCTACCAGCACCTCGGGAACCTCTCGCCCGAAGGACTGGCGCAGGACGAGGTGTGGCAGCAGGTCGTGGCCCACGCGGGGTCCGGGGTGGCCGACGAGCTGGACCTGACCCGCGTGCTGGACGACCTCGCGGACCGGGCCGACCGCCAGCCCGAGACGTACCGCTGGAGCTACGTCCGCGACCTGGGGGAGTCCCGCCTCGTCGTGGTGGACTCCCGAGCAGCCAGGGTCCTCCAGCCGGACCGGCGCTCGATCCTCGACGACGACGAGCTGGCCTGGCTGGACATCCAGCTGCAGGGCGACGTCGACCACCTGTTCATCGGCACGTCGCTGCCGTTCCTCATCGCCCAGGGCATCCACGACCTCGAGGCGATCAACGAGGCCATGGCGTCCGGGGCCTGGGGGCCGCGGGTCGCCCGGTGGGGCGAGAAGATGCGCCGCGCGGTCGACCTCGAGCACTGGGCGGCGTTCCAGGACGGCTTCGCCGCGGTCCTGGCCATGGTGCTGGAGGTCGCCACCGGCAAGCGGGGGCGACGGCCGGGGACCATCACCTTCCTGTCCGGTGACGTGCACAACTCCTACGTCACGCAGATCAGCCCCGACCAGCTCCCCCCTGGCAGCAGCACGATCCTGCAGGCCGTCTGCTCCCCGATCCGCAACCCCCTGCCCCGACAGGTGCGCATCGCCCAGGCGTTCCTCGGCAAGGGCCTGGCTCGACCGATGTCGTTCCTGGTGGACCACACCGACAAGGTGCCCAGCGCGCCGTACCACTGGGACGTCAGCGATGGTCCGTGGTTCGACAACAACCTCGCCACGCTCGAGGTGCGGGGTCGGGGGCTCGTGATGCGCTGGGAGGCCGGTGAGGTCCGGGGCGAGCGCTACGACGCCCCTGACCTGCGGCAGGTCGCCCGCGTTGTCGTGCACTGACTCCCGCGACCGGGCACTGCGGGCTCCCGTCCACCGTTTGAGGGACAGCACGTAGGCGGACTGGGGGTTCACTCAGGGTGGGCTCAGGGTTGAACCTGAATGCGTCGGCGTGGCCGCGTCCCTACCTTTGACGAGAACGGAATCCACCATGAGCCGGGAGCCTGAGATGACCGCCACCCCCTTGACCACCGACGCCACCTCGGCGCCCACCGCGCGATCGGTTGCGGCCCGGGTCGTGGACCTGCACAAGGTCTACGGCAAGGGGGAGGCGCAGGTCCGGGCCCTCGACGGCGTCAGCATCGACATCGGCCGCGGGGAGTTCACCGCGATCATGGGGCCCTCGGGCTCGGGCAAGTCGACGATGATGCACTGCGCCGCCGGCCTCGACTCCGCGACGTCGGGCGAGGTCTACATCGGTGACGTCGACCTGACCCAGCTCAAGGACAAGGCGCTGACCCTGCTCCGTCGCGACCGCGTCGGGTTCGTCTTCCAGTCGTTCAACCTCATCCCCACACTCACTGCGGAGGAGAACATCCTGCTGCCGCTGGCCATCGCCGGCCGCACGCCCGAGCCGGCCTGGTTCGACACCGTCATCGACACCGTCGGGCTGCGCGACCGGCTCAGCCACCGACCGAGCGAGCTGTCCGGTGGCCAGCAGCAGCGCGTCGCCTGCGCACGGGCCCTGGTCAGCCAGCCCGAGATCGTCTTCGCCGACGAGCCCACCGGCAACCTCGACTCGACGTCGGGGGCCGAGGTGCTGGGCTTCCTGCGACGCAGCGTGGACGAGTTCGACCAGACGATCGTCATGGTCACCCACGACGCCCACGCCGCCGCCTACACCGACCGCGTCGTCTTCCTCGCGGACGGCAAGGTCGTCGACGAGATGCGCCAGCCCACCGCCGAGAAGATCCTCGAGCGGATGGCGCACCTGTCCACCCAGGGTGGCGCCTGAGATGTTGCGCGCCAGCTGGAAGAGCCTCATGGGCCGCAAGCTGCGGCTGTTCATGAGTGGGTTCGCGATCATCCTCGGCGTCTCGTTCGTCTCCGGGTCGCTGATCTTCACCGACACCCTCGGAAAGGCGTTCAGCGGCATCGTCGACACGGTCGGTGACGTCGTGGTCCGGCCTGCCAGTGTCAACGGCAACTTCGACAGTGCCCCCTCGTCGGCAACCCTGCCCGGGTCGATGGTGCGAAGCCTCGCGTCCGTGCCCGGCGTGGCCCGCGTCGACGGCAACGTCTCGGACCCGACCACCTTCGTCGTGTCCACCAAGGGCAAGCTCATCGGCGGCCAGGGTGCCCCGGGGCTGGGCCTGTCGTGGAACGACGCCCCGACCGCGTCGGGCGAGCCCCCGGCACACATCACGAGGGGGCGCTCGCCGCACCAGAAGGGCGAGGTCGTCCTCGACGCCGGCACCGCGGAGCGCGCCGGCTACCGGATCGGCGACGTGGTCACGCTGGCCACCAGCAGCCCCACGCCGATCGTCCGCGCCACCCTGGTGGGCCTCGCCGAGTTCAAGTCGGGGCTGGTGGGTGCGACCCTCACCTTCTTCGACACCAAGACCGCCCAGGGCCTCTACCTCGGTGGCAAGGACGAGTACACCGACGCCTGGGTCACGGCCAAGGACGGCGTCAGCCAGAAGGACCTCGCCAAGGCCGTCCAGGCCAGGCTGCCCGCCGGCTACCAGGCCGTGACGGGCGAGGCCGTCGCCAAGGAGTCTCAGAACTCGATCAACAAGGCGCTGTCGTTCATCAACACCTTCCTGCTGGTCTTCGCGGGGATCGCGCTGTTCGTCGGGTCGTTCCTCATCATCAACACGTTCTCGATCCTGGTCGCCCAGCGCAGCCGCGAGCTCGCCCTGTTCCGCGCCCTGGGTGCCGCTCGAAGGCAGGTGACGCGGTCGGTGCTGTTCGAGGCCTTCGTCGTCGGTCTCGTGGGGTCGACGGTCGGGCTGGGCCTCGGCTTCGTCCTGGCCCTGGGGATCAAAGCGCTGTTCGCGCAGTTCGGGCTCGACCTCACGGGGTCGCCGCTCGTCTTCCAGTGGCCCACCGCGATGTGGTCGTATGCCGTGGGACTGCTCGTGACGATGGTCGCCGCCTACCTGCCTGCTCGCCGAGCAGGCAGGATGCCACCGGTCGCCGCGATGCGCGACGACGTGGCCCTGCCCGAGTCGGCCCTGCGCTGGCGCCTGCTGGTCGGTGGCGTGCTCATGGTCGGTGGGCTGGTGGCCGGCTACCTCGGGGCCTTCACCTCCGTCGACAACTCGGCGCTGTACGTCGGCGGCGGTGTGTTCGGGCTGCTGCTGGGGGTGGCGCTGACGAGTCCCGTCATCGGTCGTCCGGTCATCGCAGCCTGCGGCCTCGTCTACCGACGGCTGTTCGGGACGGTCGGGGTCATGGCCGAGCAGAACGCGATCCGCAACCCCCGCCGCACCGCCGCCACGGCGTCGGCCCTGATGATCGGCCTGACCCTGGTGTCGATGATGTCGGTCTTCGGCGCGTCGGCCAAGGCTAGCGTCGACAAGTCGATCGCCGACAACTTCGTGGCCGACTACGTCGTGTCCAACGCGATCGGCCAGCCGTTCTCGTCGTCGATCACGACGGACGTGGCCAAGGTGCCGGGGGTCGAGGTGGCCACCCCGGTGCGCTACACCGTGTTCAGGAAGGGTGGCGACCGGCAGTTCGCCGCCGCGGTGGACCCGGCGACGTTCGCCCGGGCGGTGCCGATCGAGGTGCTGCACGGCACGCTGTCCAGCCTCACCGGAAACACGATCATGCTGACGGACAAGTCCGCCAAGGCACTCGGCCTCGGCGTGGGCGACACGGTCAAGGCCTCGATCGCCGCCGGCAAGCCGGCCACCTACACCGTCGTCGCGATCTACCGGTCGATGGAGGCCATGGACATCCCGGTGCTGACCTCGATCGCCACGGCCACCGCGAACGGGCGGCCGCAGCAGGACAGCCTGACGTTCGTCGTGCGTCAGCCCGGGGCCGACAAGAAGGCCATCGAGGCGGGCATCGACAAGGTCATCGCCGACCTGCCCACGGTCACCCTCAAGGACCAGAACGCCTTCGCGGCGGAGCAACGCGCGCCGATCGACCAGCTGCTCTACCTGATCTACGCCCTGCTCGGCCTGGCTGTCGTCATCGCGGTCCTCGGCATCGTCAACACCCTTGCGCTGTCCGTGATCGAGCGGACCCGGGAGATCGGGCTGTTGCGGGCGGTCGGCCTCAGTCGACGGCAGCTGCGGACGATGCTGCGGCTCGAGTCGGTCGCCATCGCCCTGCTGGGAGCCGTCCTCGGGGTGGTCCTGGGGCTCGCCGCCGGCTGGGGCCTGCAGCGCTCCTTGGCCGACTCCGGGATCACCGTGCTCGCGATCCCCGTGCCACAGCTCGCGATCTTCGTGGTGCTGGCCGGGGTGGTGGGCGTGCTCGCCGCCCTGTGGCCCGGCCGGCGGGCCTCGCGGCTCGACGTGCTCAAGGCGATCACCACGGAGTAGCGTCGTCAGCTGAACATCCGCAGGGTCTGCGCCTCGGTCTCGGCGTAGTGCGCGCCGGCGGCCGCCAGCACGCCACCGATCGAGTCGAGGGAGGCACGCACCTGCTTCTGGGTGCCCTGCCACTCGGCGACGAGGATCTGGAACCGCGCGGAGGCGGTGCCGGTCCAGGCGCCCTGGAGTCCGTTGAGCCGGGCCATCATGGCCGTGACCTGGCCGTCGATCTCGCTGGAGATCCGGGCGATGTCACCGGAAGCCGCCTGGATCCGCCCGGTGTCCACCGTGAACTGTGCCGACATGGTTGTCCTCCTGACCCGTGCGATGCCCCCATGGCATCCGCCTCCTGCGAGGCTAGGCACCTCGGCGACCTCGGCCCCCCGTTATCCACAGGGGCCGGCGCGGGGGCGGTAGCGTCAGCCGGGTGACGATCTGGATCGACCCGCCCGCGTGGCCCGCGCACGGCCGGCTGTGGTCCCACCTCGTCAGCGACACGTCGTACGAGGAGCTGCATGATTTCGCTGCAGCGCACGGGATTCCGCGCCGAGGCTTCGAGGGCGACCACTACGACGTGCCGCAGGAGCGGTATGCCGCGCTCGTCGCGGCCGGGGCCGCGCCCGTGGATGGGCGCGAGGTGGTGCGGATCCTGCAACGCAGCGGACTGCGGATCCAGAAGCGCAAGCACGAGCGCGTCGTCGAGGCGGTACCCGGGGCCCCCTGGTTGCCACCGGGTTCGCGGGCCGACGTGATCGCCTCGCGCCAGGACGAAGCGCCGGCCAACACGGTCGTGGTGCGCCTTGCCCTGGTGCGCGGCACGGAACTGCTCGTGGTCAAGCGGCCCGACGGGGGCTGGGACCTCCCGTCCCGAACGGTCGGGGACCAGCAGCCCGCCGAGGCAGTCGCTGCCGTGGCGCAGAGCCTGACCGTCTCGCCCAGGCCCACGCCCCTGTCGCCGACCTTGCTCGGCTACGTCCGCAACACCGTGCCTACCCCCGACCGGACCTATCCGTGGCCCGTCCCGAAGGCCTGCTTCGCCGTGTACGCGCAGCGGCTCGACGCCGCGGACGACGTGACCCATGGCACCTGGCTGCCGCTCGACGACGCGGGATCCCAGCTGTCGCAACGTCATTGGTGGCCGCTGATGGAGCACCTGCGTCACGGGGATCATCGGCGATGAGCAGGACCGTGCTCGCCCGGCTGCGGGACGTTCCCTTCGCCGACGGTTCCGCGGCCCACGTCGAGCTGGTGCGCTCCGACGAACCCGTGCCGGAGGCCGAGGTCTTCGCGGCGATGGTGGTGCTCCAGGACGCCGACGGCAGGTATGCCGTGGTGTTCAGTCCCCGACGCGACGAGTGGGGGCCACCCGGAGGTGCTCGCGAGCCCGGCGAGACGGTGGTCGAGTGCGTGCTGCGCGAGGTCCGCGAGGAGACCGGCCTCGTCCTGGCCGGCGAGGACCTCGCGCCCTGGGGGCAGGAGCGGTTCGAACCGCAGTCGGCGGGGCGCTGGCCGGCCGCCGGGGGCGCGATGCAGCTCTACCGGGCCCGTATCGGCGTGGCCGCACCGCAGCTCAGGGCCGCCGAGGACGACGCGGTCGATCCCCACTGGGTCAGCGTGGAGGAGTTCAGGAGCCTCTCCGGGGATCGCTTCTGGTGGCCCCTCATCGAGGAGGCGCCGCCGTCAGGGCCTCGAGCTCACGCGCCAGGTTGAGCCGGGCCGCGTCCTCCCAGCTCTCCCGGGCGAAGACCGTGGCGTAGATGGACTCGCGGTCCAGGAAGGGGCGCAGGATCGCCGCCCTGGCGGAGGCGAAGACGTCGTCGGGCACGGCGGCATACTCCTGACGCACCTGGGCGGTGTACTCCTCGTATCGTCCAGGCGGGGCGCTGAGGATCCAGAGGTCGGCGTCGTGGAACGCGGCGGACAGCCCCTCGTGGGCCAGCTCGTGGGTCTGCGTTGCGAGGACGAGGTCGCGGACGACCGCGACGTCCTCGTCGGCGAACCCGAGTGCCCCGAGGTCGCGGACGGCCAGCTCCGCGCTCTGGATCTCGTTGTCCCCGGGCGGCGTCGTGGGGTCGTACACGGCGTCGTGGAACCAGCCGGCGATGCGGCCCACCGCTGCCTCCCGGCCCGACAGGACGCGCGCGCTCTCCAGGTCCTCGAGCGCCCAGAACAGCTCCACGAGGTGGCGCGTGGTGTGGTACCTGCGGTGGGGCTCGCCGAGCCTGCGCATCAGGTCGGACCCGATCGCGAAGACGGCGTCCGAGTGCGCGCCGGGGGCGAGCTCGGCGACGTCGAGCTTCCACCACGTGATGAGGGCCGGCACGAGGGGGAGTCTGGCAGAGCCGCGCTAACCCCGTGCGGCGAGTTCGGCGGGCAGCGGCTGGGCGTGCACCACGGTGAGGGCCGAGACGGCCCGGGTGAGCACGACGTACAGCCGTCTCAGCCCGGTGCGCTGGTCGGGCTCGGCGGCGGCGATGGCGGCAGGCTCGACGACCACGACCCGGTCGAACTCGAGGCCCTTGGCGACGGTGGCCGGCACGACGTCGACCTGGTGGTCGATGTCCCCGTGGTCCTGGCCGAGCACTCCGTGCTCGATCTCGTTGCGGCGCAAGGTCTTCGACACCTCTGTCACCAGGTCGTCGG
This region includes:
- a CDS encoding ABC transporter ATP-binding protein, which codes for MTATPLTTDATSAPTARSVAARVVDLHKVYGKGEAQVRALDGVSIDIGRGEFTAIMGPSGSGKSTMMHCAAGLDSATSGEVYIGDVDLTQLKDKALTLLRRDRVGFVFQSFNLIPTLTAEENILLPLAIAGRTPEPAWFDTVIDTVGLRDRLSHRPSELSGGQQQRVACARALVSQPEIVFADEPTGNLDSTSGAEVLGFLRRSVDEFDQTIVMVTHDAHAAAYTDRVVFLADGKVVDEMRQPTAEKILERMAHLSTQGGA
- a CDS encoding WXG100 family type VII secretion target — its product is MSAQFTVDTGRIQAASGDIARISSEIDGQVTAMMARLNGLQGAWTGTASARFQILVAEWQGTQKQVRASLDSIGGVLAAAGAHYAETEAQTLRMFS
- a CDS encoding ABC transporter permease, whose product is MLRASWKSLMGRKLRLFMSGFAIILGVSFVSGSLIFTDTLGKAFSGIVDTVGDVVVRPASVNGNFDSAPSSATLPGSMVRSLASVPGVARVDGNVSDPTTFVVSTKGKLIGGQGAPGLGLSWNDAPTASGEPPAHITRGRSPHQKGEVVLDAGTAERAGYRIGDVVTLATSSPTPIVRATLVGLAEFKSGLVGATLTFFDTKTAQGLYLGGKDEYTDAWVTAKDGVSQKDLAKAVQARLPAGYQAVTGEAVAKESQNSINKALSFINTFLLVFAGIALFVGSFLIINTFSILVAQRSRELALFRALGAARRQVTRSVLFEAFVVGLVGSTVGLGLGFVLALGIKALFAQFGLDLTGSPLVFQWPTAMWSYAVGLLVTMVAAYLPARRAGRMPPVAAMRDDVALPESALRWRLLVGGVLMVGGLVAGYLGAFTSVDNSALYVGGGVFGLLLGVALTSPVIGRPVIAACGLVYRRLFGTVGVMAEQNAIRNPRRTAATASALMIGLTLVSMMSVFGASAKASVDKSIADNFVADYVVSNAIGQPFSSSITTDVAKVPGVEVATPVRYTVFRKGGDRQFAAAVDPATFARAVPIEVLHGTLSSLTGNTIMLTDKSAKALGLGVGDTVKASIAAGKPATYTVVAIYRSMEAMDIPVLTSIATATANGRPQQDSLTFVVRQPGADKKAIEAGIDKVIADLPTVTLKDQNAFAAEQRAPIDQLLYLIYALLGLAVVIAVLGIVNTLALSVIERTREIGLLRAVGLSRRQLRTMLRLESVAIALLGAVLGVVLGLAAGWGLQRSLADSGITVLAIPVPQLAIFVVLAGVVGVLAALWPGRRASRLDVLKAITTE
- a CDS encoding DUF4031 domain-containing protein, yielding MTIWIDPPAWPAHGRLWSHLVSDTSYEELHDFAAAHGIPRRGFEGDHYDVPQERYAALVAAGAAPVDGREVVRILQRSGLRIQKRKHERVVEAVPGAPWLPPGSRADVIASRQDEAPANTVVVRLALVRGTELLVVKRPDGGWDLPSRTVGDQQPAEAVAAVAQSLTVSPRPTPLSPTLLGYVRNTVPTPDRTYPWPVPKACFAVYAQRLDAADDVTHGTWLPLDDAGSQLSQRHWWPLMEHLRHGDHRR
- a CDS encoding NUDIX hydrolase yields the protein MSRTVLARLRDVPFADGSAAHVELVRSDEPVPEAEVFAAMVVLQDADGRYAVVFSPRRDEWGPPGGAREPGETVVECVLREVREETGLVLAGEDLAPWGQERFEPQSAGRWPAAGGAMQLYRARIGVAAPQLRAAEDDAVDPHWVSVEEFRSLSGDRFWWPLIEEAPPSGPRAHAPG
- a CDS encoding alkaline phosphatase D family protein, producing MPTHPSSGPLTLGPLLRYIGETSATIWVQTRDAAQVRVRAFDREWSAPTFGAHGRHYALVVVDGLEPGTASDYAVDIDGEQVWPPAEPEHPGLPPSRIRTLLNSEPTRLAFGSCRTSVSHDAEGNASNGVDALRAYAHHLSRPERDEKDWPHLVCFLGDQVYADETSEAMQEFIASRRSLEEPPGTELKDFVEYSHLYWLAWSDPLNRWLLSTLPSAMIFDDHDIRDDWNTSQSWRREINQTSWWHERIVGGLASYWVYQHLGNLSPEGLAQDEVWQQVVAHAGSGVADELDLTRVLDDLADRADRQPETYRWSYVRDLGESRLVVVDSRAARVLQPDRRSILDDDELAWLDIQLQGDVDHLFIGTSLPFLIAQGIHDLEAINEAMASGAWGPRVARWGEKMRRAVDLEHWAAFQDGFAAVLAMVLEVATGKRGRRPGTITFLSGDVHNSYVTQISPDQLPPGSSTILQAVCSPIRNPLPRQVRIAQAFLGKGLARPMSFLVDHTDKVPSAPYHWDVSDGPWFDNNLATLEVRGRGLVMRWEAGEVRGERYDAPDLRQVARVVVH